Proteins from one Dethiobacter alkaliphilus AHT 1 genomic window:
- a CDS encoding DUF502 domain-containing protein — translation MNRIRRIFITGLLFLLPTLITLYLLIFLFTSVDSIFNNLFSHFFGRTLPGLGFLLTIAFIFGVGLLATNVLGVKIIRQIEMTFAGLPVVKPVYAAIRQIIDAFSGDRKNIFESVAMVEYPRKGMFAIGFITGKGAGEVQEKTAQDVQAVFIPTTPNPTSGFLLLIPKEQLMPLEMTVEEALKLIISGGVVVPDWPRPQ, via the coding sequence TTGAACCGAATCCGCCGCATTTTTATCACCGGTTTGCTTTTTCTGCTGCCAACCCTGATTACCCTTTATCTGTTGATCTTCTTATTTACCTCCGTCGATTCCATATTTAACAATCTTTTTTCGCATTTCTTTGGCCGGACTCTCCCCGGCTTAGGCTTTCTTTTAACCATTGCCTTTATTTTTGGCGTTGGCCTGCTGGCCACAAACGTGCTGGGAGTAAAAATTATCAGGCAAATTGAAATGACCTTTGCCGGACTGCCTGTGGTGAAACCGGTCTATGCTGCCATTCGGCAGATTATCGATGCATTTTCCGGGGACCGTAAAAACATCTTTGAATCGGTGGCCATGGTGGAGTACCCCAGAAAAGGAATGTTTGCCATTGGCTTTATCACCGGCAAAGGCGCCGGAGAAGTACAGGAGAAAACTGCCCAAGACGTTCAGGCCGTCTTCATTCCCACCACCCCGAACCCAACCTCGGGTTTTCTGCTCCTGATTCCCAAAGAACAGTTAATGCCCCTGGAAATGACGGTGGAAGAAGCCCTGAAACTAATCATATCCGGAGGCGTAGTTGTTCCCGACTGGCCCAGACCACAATAA
- the lexA gene encoding transcriptional repressor LexA, with the protein MDDLTPRQMQILDYIRREVKAKNYPPSVREIGQAVGLSSSSTVHAHLAKLESKGYIRRDPTKPRALELIDDDPSPTVVPDVVSAPVVGHVTAGEPILAEQNIEEYFPLPKMMVHQDNVFLLRVRGDSMINAGIMDGDLVIVRQQSTASNGEIIVAMLEGEATVKRFYKEKDHIRLQPENDLYEPLRSPHISIIGKVIGVFRHIH; encoded by the coding sequence GTGGATGATCTGACACCAAGGCAAATGCAGATATTAGACTATATCCGCCGTGAAGTGAAGGCAAAAAATTATCCGCCTTCTGTACGTGAAATCGGCCAGGCGGTGGGCCTTTCTTCCAGCTCCACCGTTCATGCCCATTTAGCAAAACTGGAAAGCAAGGGTTATATTCGTCGGGATCCAACCAAACCAAGAGCTCTGGAGCTTATTGACGACGATCCTTCCCCCACTGTTGTTCCCGATGTGGTCAGCGCTCCGGTGGTAGGTCATGTTACAGCCGGTGAGCCAATTCTGGCGGAACAAAATATTGAAGAATATTTTCCTCTGCCCAAGATGATGGTCCACCAGGACAATGTATTCCTGCTCAGAGTCCGGGGCGACAGCATGATTAATGCCGGTATTATGGATGGCGATTTGGTTATTGTCCGGCAGCAGTCTACCGCCAGCAACGGGGAAATAATTGTAGCCATGCTGGAAGGTGAGGCCACGGTGAAACGGTTCTACAAAGAAAAAGACCATATTCGCCTGCAGCCGGAAAACGATTTATATGAACCCCTCCGTTCCCCTCATATCTCTATCATCGGCAAAGTAATCGGCGTATTCCGTCACATTCATTAA